Proteins encoded together in one Candidatus Neomarinimicrobiota bacterium window:
- a CDS encoding cysteine desulfurase, with translation MNNDIRKSFPILEETVNGHPLIYMDNAATTQKPQRVIEAISNYYLHQNANVHRGVHTLSRKATDLFEASREEVRSFLNATSSEEIVFVRGVTEGINLIAASFGRSQLNTGDEIILSGMEHHANIVPWQMLARELKFSIRVIPFSRRGELDLEAYKEAFSPRTRLVGVVHVSNVFGTVNPVKEITAIAHEHGVPVLVDGAQAIAHEKVDVQDLDCDMYALSGHKAYAPTGIGAIYVKKKHLETWPPYHGGGEMIEEVAFGKYPTFAALPYRFEAGTPHMSGVVGLAEALRFIRDTGYDVIQEHEQTLLEHGRKQLSAIPGLTFYGDADRKTAIFSFLIKEIHPLDVGSFLDARGIAVRTGHHCAQPVMQRYGIPGTARASLAIYNTIDEIDYLAECLRDLVKLFV, from the coding sequence ATGAATAACGATATCAGAAAATCCTTTCCCATTCTTGAAGAAACCGTTAACGGTCATCCTCTGATCTATATGGATAATGCGGCGACCACCCAAAAGCCTCAGCGGGTGATTGAAGCCATTTCCAATTATTACCTTCATCAGAATGCCAATGTTCACCGGGGGGTTCATACCCTGAGCCGGAAAGCCACAGACCTTTTTGAAGCATCACGGGAGGAGGTCCGGTCTTTCCTTAATGCTACATCGTCAGAGGAGATTGTCTTTGTCCGGGGAGTTACGGAGGGTATTAATCTGATTGCTGCGTCTTTCGGTCGCTCCCAACTGAATACCGGAGATGAAATCATTCTCTCGGGGATGGAACATCATGCAAACATCGTTCCATGGCAGATGCTGGCTCGTGAACTGAAATTTTCCATCAGGGTGATTCCTTTCAGCCGGCGTGGCGAGCTGGACCTGGAGGCATATAAAGAAGCCTTTAGCCCCCGGACACGCTTAGTGGGTGTGGTGCATGTATCCAATGTTTTTGGAACTGTAAATCCCGTCAAAGAGATAACAGCGATTGCCCATGAGCACGGTGTACCGGTTCTGGTGGACGGCGCTCAGGCCATTGCCCATGAAAAAGTGGATGTGCAGGATCTGGATTGTGACATGTATGCGCTGTCAGGACACAAGGCCTATGCTCCCACGGGTATTGGTGCCATTTATGTGAAAAAGAAACATTTGGAAACATGGCCGCCCTATCACGGCGGCGGTGAAATGATTGAAGAGGTGGCCTTCGGGAAATATCCCACCTTTGCCGCCCTGCCCTACCGTTTTGAAGCCGGCACACCCCACATGTCCGGTGTGGTGGGATTGGCCGAAGCCCTCCGGTTTATCCGGGATACAGGCTACGATGTTATTCAGGAACATGAACAAACACTGCTTGAGCATGGCCGGAAACAACTTTCTGCAATTCCGGGGCTCACGTTTTATGGAGACGCCGACCGGAAAACGGCCATCTTTTCATTTCTTATTAAAGAGATTCATCCCCTGGATGTCGGCAGTTTCCTGGATGCCCGGGGCATTGCCGTCCGGACCGGACACCATTGTGCCCAACCCGTGATGCAGCGTTACGGCATCCCTGGAACCGCCAGGGCCTCCCTGGCGATTTATAATACGATAGATGAAATCGATTACCTGGCGGAATGCCTCCGTGATCTGGTGAAACTCTTCGTCTGA
- the sufD gene encoding Fe-S cluster assembly protein SufD encodes MTHRAPDTKHFYQNLWMPTSGDQMTFLKNFREESLKKLEKTPFPTLKHEEWKYTDLTDLSTQAPIQSTLSDLDGLTPEAVYPYTFNQMKSHVLVFVNGYYAPRFSTTHDLPIDMCVESFAEATQKDPDGIKAYLGKTDKKGNDYFSYLNGAFFTDGAVIRIPENYQCERPIHLLYLTVGNENLRYSAIRNIILMGAGSSATVVETYDSLDRKPVLTNAVTEVFVGENAGLRHHILQLQNEKSLFFGSTNSTLLRDSRYLNTWVSLGSRLSRKDVDADLTGPGSNCQLYGLYAGRDGQLMDNRTVITHHTPHATSNQVYKGILDDESRGVFNGKILVAQDAQKTEAHQLNRNLILSDKAHADSKPQLKIFADDVKCSHGATVGQLDKTAMFYLQSRGIAKEVARSMLTFAFANDVVDSIILGSVRFFLYKRLYNRFGRDWGSAEDFESLHTMKE; translated from the coding sequence ATGACACACCGTGCACCGGACACAAAACACTTTTATCAAAATCTTTGGATGCCCACCTCCGGTGATCAGATGACCTTTCTGAAAAATTTCCGGGAAGAATCCCTGAAAAAACTGGAGAAAACACCATTTCCAACCCTGAAACATGAAGAGTGGAAATATACGGATTTAACGGATCTTTCAACTCAAGCGCCTATACAATCAACATTGTCAGATTTAGACGGACTAACGCCCGAAGCGGTATATCCCTATACGTTCAATCAGATGAAAAGCCATGTCCTGGTATTTGTGAACGGTTATTACGCTCCCCGTTTTTCCACGACGCACGATCTTCCAATCGATATGTGTGTGGAAAGTTTTGCAGAAGCAACCCAAAAAGATCCTGACGGGATAAAAGCATACCTGGGGAAGACCGATAAAAAGGGGAATGATTATTTTTCTTATTTAAACGGCGCTTTTTTTACAGACGGTGCCGTGATTCGTATTCCCGAGAACTACCAGTGTGAAAGACCGATCCATCTCCTGTATCTTACGGTGGGTAATGAAAATCTGCGCTACTCGGCAATCCGTAATATCATCCTGATGGGAGCAGGAAGCTCAGCCACGGTAGTAGAGACATACGACAGCCTGGACCGGAAACCCGTCCTGACCAATGCCGTAACCGAAGTGTTTGTCGGAGAAAATGCCGGTTTGCGTCATCACATCCTGCAGCTTCAGAATGAAAAGAGTCTTTTTTTCGGAAGTACAAACAGTACTCTTCTGCGGGACAGCCGTTATCTGAACACATGGGTTTCTTTAGGAAGCCGCCTTTCCAGGAAGGATGTGGACGCTGATTTAACAGGTCCGGGCAGTAATTGCCAGCTCTATGGCCTCTACGCCGGCAGGGACGGTCAATTGATGGACAACAGGACCGTCATAACACACCACACCCCCCATGCCACCAGCAATCAGGTGTATAAAGGCATTCTGGACGATGAATCACGAGGGGTATTTAACGGTAAGATTCTGGTGGCACAGGATGCCCAGAAAACAGAAGCCCATCAGTTAAACAGGAATCTGATTCTTTCAGACAAAGCTCATGCCGATTCCAAACCCCAACTCAAGATTTTTGCCGATGATGTCAAGTGTTCTCATGGGGCCACGGTTGGGCAGCTGGATAAAACAGCTATGTTCTATCTTCAAAGCCGGGGGATTGCCAAAGAGGTAGCCCGCTCCATGCTGACTTTTGCCTTTGCCAATGATGTGGTGGATTCCATCATTCTGGGATCAGTCCGGTTTTTCCTCTATAAGCGGCTTTATAACCGTTTTGGGCGGGACTGGGGCTCCGCAGAGGATTTTGAATCTCTGCATACAATGAAGGAGTGA
- the sufC gene encoding Fe-S cluster assembly ATPase SufC: MLSIRNLKASIEGNHILKGINLEIHPGEVHAIMGPNGSGKSTLAHILAGREGYEVEDGEVIFDGKNLLELAPEERAREGLFLAFQYPIEIPGVSNTTFLKTALNEIRKHRGLPELDAMDFLTLVRKRMKLVDMDASLLGRPVNEGFSGGEKKRNEILQMAVLEPRLAILDETDSGLDIDALKTVANGVNSLKNKDNATLVITHYQRLLDYIVPDYVHVLYDGRIVESGDKTLALDLERKGYDWIKTKSGESQ, encoded by the coding sequence ATGTTAAGCATTCGGAATCTGAAAGCATCCATCGAAGGGAATCACATCCTCAAAGGGATCAACCTTGAAATCCATCCCGGCGAAGTTCACGCCATCATGGGCCCCAACGGTTCAGGAAAAAGCACACTGGCTCATATTCTGGCCGGACGGGAAGGATATGAGGTGGAAGACGGAGAGGTGATTTTTGACGGGAAAAACCTTTTGGAATTGGCACCTGAAGAACGTGCGCGGGAAGGACTCTTCCTGGCCTTCCAGTATCCCATTGAAATTCCCGGCGTTTCCAATACGACCTTTTTGAAAACAGCATTGAATGAAATCCGCAAGCACAGGGGACTGCCCGAACTGGATGCCATGGATTTTCTTACGCTGGTCCGCAAACGGATGAAACTGGTGGATATGGATGCCTCGCTCCTGGGCCGCCCGGTGAATGAAGGCTTTTCCGGCGGGGAGAAAAAACGAAACGAAATTCTTCAAATGGCTGTTCTGGAACCGCGGCTGGCAATCCTGGATGAAACAGATTCAGGATTGGATATCGATGCCCTTAAAACTGTAGCTAATGGGGTGAATTCCCTGAAAAATAAAGACAATGCCACCCTTGTGATTACCCACTATCAGCGCCTTCTGGATTATATTGTTCCCGATTACGTGCATGTGCTTTATGACGGCCGCATTGTGGAATCAGGGGACAAAACCCTGGCTCTTGACCTTGAACGGAAGGGATATGACTGGATAAAAACCAAATCGGGAGAGAGTCAATGA